From Cellulosimicrobium sp. ES-005, one genomic window encodes:
- a CDS encoding FAD-dependent oxidoreductase: MTTSTQHVDHLVVGGGVMGSAAAWQLARRGRDVLLLERFAPGHAHGASHGTSRIYRTTYAEPEYLDLAQEALRLWREVEDETGTELLTVTGGVSHGRRDGAAERRADAIGAAFAARGIEHEWLDPAAAAERWPGLRFEGRVLHEVATAGRLHADRAVAALQGAAAASGADVRHETAVRHVERVPEGVRVVTDGGDVVARVVVVTVGAWSAGLLGGPTGGLLGQELPLVVTQEQPAHFALALGASPQGWPAFTHDVGPGTAWPSGVYGLATPGEGVKVGFHGVGPVVDPDRRSYRPEPGQLAALRDYVRTWLPGLDPDAYVPVSCTYTTTPDHDFVLDRRGPVVVGAGFSGHGFKFAPAVGRVLADLATRPDDALAAERFALARLSALPERTAS, translated from the coding sequence ATGACCACCAGCACCCAGCACGTCGACCACCTCGTGGTCGGGGGCGGCGTCATGGGCTCGGCCGCCGCGTGGCAGCTCGCCCGGCGCGGGCGCGACGTCCTGCTGCTCGAGCGCTTCGCCCCCGGGCACGCGCACGGTGCCTCCCACGGGACGTCGCGCATCTACCGCACGACGTACGCCGAGCCCGAGTACCTCGACCTCGCGCAGGAGGCGCTCCGCCTGTGGCGCGAGGTCGAGGACGAGACCGGGACCGAGCTGCTCACGGTCACGGGCGGCGTCAGCCACGGGCGGCGCGACGGCGCGGCCGAGCGCCGCGCGGACGCGATCGGTGCGGCGTTCGCGGCCCGCGGGATCGAGCACGAGTGGCTCGACCCCGCGGCCGCGGCCGAGCGCTGGCCGGGGCTGCGGTTCGAGGGCCGGGTGCTGCACGAGGTCGCGACGGCCGGGCGGCTCCACGCCGACCGCGCCGTCGCGGCCCTCCAGGGCGCGGCCGCCGCGAGCGGCGCCGACGTCCGCCACGAGACCGCCGTCCGGCACGTCGAGCGCGTCCCGGAGGGCGTGCGCGTCGTCACCGACGGCGGCGACGTCGTCGCGCGGGTCGTCGTCGTGACGGTCGGGGCGTGGAGCGCCGGCCTGCTCGGCGGTCCCACCGGCGGGCTGCTGGGGCAGGAGCTCCCGCTCGTCGTCACGCAGGAGCAGCCCGCGCACTTCGCGCTCGCCCTGGGCGCGTCCCCGCAGGGGTGGCCGGCGTTCACGCACGACGTCGGTCCCGGCACCGCGTGGCCGAGCGGCGTCTACGGGCTCGCGACCCCGGGCGAGGGCGTCAAGGTCGGCTTCCACGGGGTCGGGCCCGTCGTCGACCCCGACCGGCGCTCCTACCGGCCCGAGCCGGGTCAGCTCGCCGCGCTGCGCGACTACGTCCGCACGTGGCTGCCCGGCCTCGACCCCGACGCCTACGTCCCCGTGAGCTGCACCTACACCACGACGCCGGACCACGACTTCGTGCTCGACCGGCGCGGTCCGGTCGTCGTCGGCGCCGGGTTCTCCGGCCACGGCTTCAAGTTCGCCCCGGCGGTCGGCCGCGTGCTCGCCGACCTCGCCACCCGTCCCGACGACGCGCTCGCGGCCGAGCGGTTCGCGCTCGCCCGCCTCTCCGCACTCCCCGAGAGGACCGCCTCATGA
- a CDS encoding NADPH-dependent oxidoreductase yields the protein MTSTPVTVPAVVRPARRDGDPRDLESDLTDVPTGARPDAVVPDGAVLDGARAAVGARYGVAPDVADVAAPGAAVGLARRAAAGRARDAGRPADVLGTVLGHRSVRRYRTDPLADHVVPTLVAAAQSAPTSSNLQLWSVVAVTDAARKDRLAALAGDQEHVRTAPLLLVWLADVARARALGEREGVRLEATDYLETTVVAFLDAALAAQNAVVAAESLGLGTVYIGALRNHPAQVAAELGLPEGVVAVVGLVVGHPDPAGGERVKPRLPQAAVLHPERYHGDQAEHVAAYEQRIAPFYREEGLDGGWRDRVVDRLRVPGALRGRAHLRPTLAALGFPSK from the coding sequence ATGACGTCCACACCCGTCACCGTCCCGGCCGTCGTGCGTCCGGCCCGCCGCGACGGCGACCCGCGCGACCTGGAGAGCGACCTGACCGACGTGCCCACCGGTGCCCGGCCCGACGCCGTCGTGCCCGACGGTGCGGTGCTCGACGGCGCGCGCGCCGCGGTCGGGGCGCGCTACGGCGTCGCGCCGGACGTCGCGGACGTCGCCGCGCCCGGTGCCGCCGTCGGGCTGGCACGCCGTGCCGCGGCCGGCCGGGCGCGCGACGCGGGCCGCCCCGCGGACGTGCTCGGCACCGTGCTCGGGCACCGCAGCGTGCGTCGCTACCGCACCGACCCGCTCGCCGACCACGTCGTCCCGACGCTCGTCGCCGCCGCGCAGTCCGCACCGACGTCGTCGAACCTCCAGCTCTGGAGCGTCGTCGCCGTCACCGACGCCGCGCGCAAGGACCGGCTCGCGGCGCTCGCGGGCGACCAGGAGCACGTCCGCACCGCGCCGCTGCTGCTCGTCTGGCTCGCCGACGTCGCCCGGGCGCGCGCCCTCGGCGAGCGCGAGGGCGTCCGGCTCGAGGCGACCGACTACCTCGAGACGACGGTCGTGGCGTTCCTCGACGCCGCGCTCGCCGCGCAGAACGCGGTCGTCGCCGCCGAGTCGCTCGGGCTCGGCACCGTGTACATCGGCGCGCTGCGCAACCACCCGGCCCAGGTCGCGGCCGAGCTCGGCCTGCCCGAGGGCGTCGTCGCGGTCGTGGGGCTCGTCGTCGGGCACCCCGACCCTGCGGGCGGCGAGCGCGTCAAGCCCCGGCTGCCGCAGGCGGCGGTGCTGCACCCCGAGCGCTACCACGGCGACCAGGCGGAGCACGTCGCGGCGTACGAGCAGCGCATCGCGCCCTTCTACCGCGAGGAGGGGCTCGACGGCGGCTGGCGCGACCGCGTCGTCGACCGCCTGCGCGTCCCCGGCGCGCTGCGCGGGCGCGCCCACCTGCGACCCACGCTCGCTGCGCTCGGGTTCCCGTCCAAGTAG
- a CDS encoding LLM class flavin-dependent oxidoreductase, which translates to MSSHPHPTATPGGPRPASGRVPLSVLDLAIVPEGATGQDAVRRAVGLARDLDRLGYHRVWYAEHHLSPGVGSASPAVLAAAVAARTERIRVGSGAVLLSTTSPLVAAEQFGTIAALHPGRVDLGLGRAFTPPKDATGSQGSTQGTDGPLRAARSGATGPRVVEGLYVPGAPPSNLNDSVLRERILAQKRIVGASRTPVSFRDELDLVLGLRAGTYRDEHGTPYVSPPVEGADWDLWVLASSPGESARVAGELGLPIAANYHVAPSATIDTVAAYRAAFRPGVLDEPYVVVSADVLVADTIERARELATPFADWVLSIRRGADGAIAYPEPGTSPAWEDRPEAERALVADRVDTRIVGDPETVVQRLETLRRATGADELLVTTATHDADDARRSFELLAEHWFAGSPAPATPALATTP; encoded by the coding sequence ATGTCCTCCCACCCGCACCCGACCGCCACCCCCGGCGGTCCGCGACCGGCGTCCGGCCGCGTCCCGCTGTCCGTCCTCGACCTCGCGATCGTTCCCGAGGGGGCGACGGGCCAGGACGCGGTGCGCCGCGCCGTCGGGCTCGCGCGCGACCTCGACCGGCTCGGCTACCACCGCGTCTGGTACGCCGAGCACCACCTGTCGCCCGGTGTCGGCTCCGCATCGCCCGCCGTGCTCGCCGCGGCCGTCGCGGCCCGGACCGAGCGCATCCGCGTCGGCAGCGGCGCGGTGCTGCTGAGCACGACGAGCCCGCTCGTCGCCGCCGAGCAGTTCGGGACGATCGCCGCGCTGCACCCGGGCCGGGTCGACCTCGGGCTGGGCCGGGCGTTCACCCCGCCGAAGGACGCGACGGGTTCGCAGGGCAGCACGCAGGGCACGGACGGCCCGCTGCGCGCCGCGCGGTCCGGCGCGACCGGGCCGCGCGTCGTCGAGGGGCTCTACGTCCCCGGCGCGCCGCCGTCGAACCTCAACGACTCCGTGCTGCGCGAGCGGATCCTCGCGCAGAAGCGGATCGTCGGGGCGTCGCGCACGCCCGTCAGCTTCCGCGACGAGCTGGACCTCGTGCTCGGCCTGCGTGCCGGGACGTACCGCGACGAGCACGGGACGCCGTACGTGAGCCCGCCCGTCGAGGGTGCCGACTGGGACCTGTGGGTCCTCGCGTCGAGCCCCGGCGAGAGCGCGCGCGTCGCGGGCGAGCTCGGGCTGCCGATCGCCGCGAACTACCACGTGGCGCCGTCGGCGACGATCGACACCGTCGCCGCCTACCGCGCGGCGTTCCGGCCGGGCGTGCTCGACGAGCCGTACGTCGTCGTGTCCGCCGACGTGCTCGTCGCCGACACGATCGAGCGCGCCCGGGAGCTCGCGACACCGTTCGCGGACTGGGTGCTCTCCATCCGCCGCGGCGCCGACGGCGCGATCGCGTACCCCGAGCCGGGTACGTCGCCCGCGTGGGAGGACCGCCCGGAGGCCGAGCGCGCGCTCGTCGCGGACCGCGTCGACACGCGCATCGTCGGCGACCCGGAGACGGTCGTGCAGCGGCTCGAGACGCTGCGCCGCGCGACGGGTGCCGACGAGCTGCTCGTCACCACCGCGACCCACGACGCCGACGACGCCCGTCGCTCGTTCGAGCTGCTCGCCGAGCACTGGTTCGCGGGAAGCCCCGCCCCCGCCACACCCGCACTCGCCACCACCCCCTAA
- a CDS encoding rhodanese-like domain-containing protein translates to MTTTPPLQAATDAAAKVADGALLIDVRSAGGRAAHGEIPGATLADRHDLDALFGPAENPAISLDTPVVVVCGSPNGSGPVAEALAERGYTNVSHVDGGFPAWKDAGLPASEPVEASPATSPESTASPDPTAPARS, encoded by the coding sequence ATGACGACCACCCCACCCCTCCAGGCCGCGACCGACGCCGCGGCCAAGGTCGCCGACGGCGCGCTGCTCATCGACGTGCGCTCCGCCGGCGGCCGCGCCGCGCACGGCGAGATCCCCGGCGCCACGCTCGCCGACCGCCACGACCTCGACGCCCTGTTCGGTCCCGCCGAGAACCCGGCGATCTCGCTCGACACGCCCGTCGTCGTCGTGTGCGGGTCGCCGAACGGCTCCGGACCCGTCGCCGAGGCGCTCGCCGAGCGCGGGTACACGAACGTCTCGCACGTCGACGGCGGCTTCCCGGCCTGGAAGGACGCCGGCCTCCCGGCGTCGGAGCCGGTCGAGGCGTCGCCCGCGACGTCTCCGGAGTCGACGGCGTCCCCGGACCCGACGGCGCCCGCCCGGTCCTGA
- a CDS encoding LLM class flavin-dependent oxidoreductase, giving the protein MPVEFLGIATTNDASETTERTTAAFDPAYLERLVRAHEDNGWTRVLFAYGSSGPEPAALAAYTAARLQSIELLLAHRPNVSYPTYAAKTFATLDQLSGGRFSVHFITGGKDHEQGREGDTLTKDERYARTHEYIQIVKQAWSSAEPFDHHGPFYDFDDFVLDAKPFEGRTPTISFGGSSDAAFRVGAAEADIYAVWGEPLDRTAEQIARVHAEAAAAGRATPPRIHAAFRPIVAPTEELAWEKAHRILDRIEARKAAAGGQLSRRHPIDKPENAGSQRLLEIAAQGERFDTALWTATAKATGGAGNSNALVGTPEQVAEALLAYYDLGVRVISARGYDLLDDAIDFGRYVIPIVREEVAKRDAATAEAAAA; this is encoded by the coding sequence ATGCCCGTCGAGTTCCTCGGCATCGCCACGACCAACGACGCGTCGGAGACCACCGAGCGCACGACCGCCGCGTTCGACCCTGCCTACCTCGAGCGCCTCGTGCGTGCGCACGAGGACAACGGCTGGACGCGCGTCCTCTTCGCCTACGGCTCCTCCGGCCCGGAGCCCGCGGCGCTCGCCGCCTACACCGCGGCTCGCCTGCAGTCGATCGAGCTGCTGCTCGCGCACCGGCCCAACGTGTCCTACCCGACGTACGCCGCCAAGACGTTCGCGACGCTCGACCAGCTCTCCGGCGGGCGGTTCTCCGTGCACTTCATCACCGGTGGCAAGGACCACGAGCAGGGCCGCGAGGGCGACACGCTGACCAAGGACGAGCGGTACGCGCGCACCCACGAGTACATCCAGATCGTCAAGCAGGCATGGTCGAGCGCCGAGCCGTTCGACCACCACGGGCCGTTCTACGACTTCGACGACTTCGTGCTCGACGCCAAGCCGTTCGAGGGCCGCACCCCGACCATCTCGTTCGGCGGGTCGTCGGACGCCGCGTTCCGCGTCGGCGCGGCCGAGGCCGACATCTACGCCGTCTGGGGCGAGCCGCTCGACCGCACGGCCGAGCAGATCGCGCGCGTGCACGCCGAGGCCGCCGCCGCAGGCCGGGCCACCCCGCCGCGCATCCACGCCGCGTTCCGGCCGATCGTCGCGCCGACCGAGGAGCTCGCCTGGGAGAAGGCGCACCGCATCCTCGACCGGATCGAGGCGCGCAAGGCCGCCGCGGGGGGACAGCTCAGCCGTCGGCACCCGATCGACAAGCCCGAGAACGCGGGTTCCCAGCGCCTGCTCGAGATCGCCGCCCAGGGCGAGCGCTTCGACACCGCCCTGTGGACCGCGACCGCGAAGGCGACCGGCGGCGCCGGCAACTCCAACGCGCTCGTCGGCACGCCCGAGCAGGTCGCCGAGGCGCTGCTCGCGTACTACGACCTCGGCGTCCGCGTCATCTCGGCCCGCGGCTACGACCTGCTCGACGACGCGATCGACTTCGGCCGGTACGTCATCCCGATCGTCCGCGAGGAGGTCGCGAAGCGCGACGCTGCGACCGCGGAGGCCGCCGCGGCCTGA
- a CDS encoding LLM class flavin-dependent oxidoreductase, with protein sequence MRFQVLDIVFNPPHPVTGEAVAPSDRLNRVVETAVLAEELGFDSFAVGERHAGEVLSSAPTVILGAVAARTSRILLSTGVTVLSLLDPIRVAEDLATVDQLSRGRLEIVIGKGNEVLQYPLLGLDIDKQYEYLQENYELLRLLLSEEDVSWSGRHRHALEHATTLPRPFAGPFRIWHGSATSRFAVDLAARYGDPIVSANALQPRENYQVLIDRYREQYAAHGHDPAYGFVGSGSGGLFLADTTEEAIEQYRPIYEGQVAAAARRGYGPDAVGKAPSFRTVEDAVERGPALVGSPERVAEKILDYHASYGHDLQSVSVNHLIPAAQQEDVLRRFAEEVVPVVQAEVKTDLWSPADARRAAGFTAA encoded by the coding sequence GTGCGGTTCCAGGTACTCGACATCGTGTTCAACCCGCCCCACCCCGTGACCGGGGAGGCGGTCGCGCCGTCCGACCGGTTGAACCGGGTGGTGGAGACGGCGGTGCTCGCGGAGGAGCTCGGCTTCGACTCGTTCGCGGTGGGGGAGCGGCACGCGGGGGAGGTGCTGTCGTCGGCGCCGACGGTGATCCTCGGTGCGGTCGCGGCGCGGACGTCGCGCATCCTGCTGAGCACGGGCGTCACCGTGCTGTCGCTGCTCGACCCGATCCGGGTCGCCGAGGACCTCGCGACGGTGGACCAGCTCAGCCGCGGGCGGCTGGAGATCGTCATCGGCAAGGGTAACGAGGTGCTCCAGTACCCGCTGCTGGGGCTCGACATCGACAAGCAGTACGAGTACCTCCAGGAGAACTACGAGCTGCTGCGCCTGCTGCTGTCGGAGGAGGACGTGAGCTGGAGCGGGCGGCACCGCCACGCGCTGGAGCACGCGACGACGCTGCCGCGTCCGTTCGCGGGGCCGTTCCGGATCTGGCACGGGTCGGCGACGTCGCGCTTCGCGGTGGACCTCGCGGCCCGGTACGGGGACCCGATCGTCAGCGCCAACGCGTTGCAGCCGCGCGAGAACTACCAGGTGCTCATCGACCGGTACCGCGAGCAGTACGCGGCGCACGGGCACGACCCGGCGTACGGGTTCGTGGGATCCGGCTCGGGCGGGCTGTTCCTCGCCGACACGACGGAGGAGGCGATCGAGCAGTACCGCCCGATCTACGAGGGCCAGGTCGCGGCGGCGGCGCGGCGGGGCTACGGGCCGGACGCCGTCGGGAAGGCGCCGAGCTTCCGGACGGTCGAGGACGCCGTCGAGCGCGGTCCGGCGCTGGTGGGCTCGCCGGAGCGCGTCGCGGAGAAGATCCTCGACTATCACGCGTCCTACGGGCACGACCTCCAGTCCGTCTCGGTCAACCACCTGATCCCCGCGGCGCAGCAGGAGGACGTGCTGCGCCGGTTCGCGGAGGAGGTCGTGCCCGTCGTGCAGGCCGAGGTGAAGACCGACCTGTGGAGCCCGGCCGACGCCCGCCGCGCGGCGGGGTTCACCGCGGCCTGA